One segment of Streptomyces sp. NBC_01463 DNA contains the following:
- the nuoF gene encoding NADH-quinone oxidoreductase subunit NuoF, producing the protein MMTLAAEIDKNGTSPEKLLAPVLSAFWDEPESWTLETYRRHEGYEGLRKALTMSPDDLIAYVKDSGLRGRGGAGFPTGMKWQFIPQGDGKPHYLVVNADESEPGTCKDIPLLFANPHSLIEGIVIACYAIRSSHAFIYLRGEVVPVLRRLHEAVREAYEAGYLGTNVMGSGLDLELTVHAGAGAYICGEETALLDSLEGRRGQPRLRPPFPAVAGLYACPTVVNNVESIASVPAILNKGKDWFKSMGSEKSPGFTLYSLSGHVSGPGQYEAPLGITLRQLLDMSGGMRPGHRLKFWTPGGSSTPMFTEEHLDVPLDYEGVGAAGSMLGTKALQCFDETTCVVRAVTRWTEFYAHESCGKCTPCREGTYWLVQLLRDIEAGKGQMSDLDKLNDIADNINGKSFCALGDGAASPIFSSLKYFREEYEQHITGKGCPFDPARSTVWADDKNASQGVNA; encoded by the coding sequence GTGATGACGTTGGCCGCCGAAATCGACAAGAACGGGACCAGTCCCGAGAAGCTTCTCGCGCCGGTCCTTTCCGCCTTCTGGGACGAGCCCGAGTCCTGGACCCTGGAGACCTACCGCCGCCACGAGGGGTACGAGGGGCTGCGCAAGGCCCTCACCATGTCCCCGGACGACCTCATCGCGTACGTCAAGGACTCCGGTCTGCGCGGCCGCGGCGGCGCCGGCTTCCCCACCGGGATGAAGTGGCAGTTCATCCCGCAGGGCGACGGCAAGCCGCACTACCTGGTGGTCAACGCCGACGAGTCGGAGCCCGGGACCTGCAAGGACATCCCGCTCCTCTTCGCCAACCCGCACAGCCTGATCGAAGGCATCGTGATCGCCTGTTACGCGATCCGCTCCTCGCACGCCTTCATCTACCTGCGCGGCGAAGTCGTCCCCGTACTGCGGCGGTTGCACGAGGCCGTGCGCGAGGCGTACGAGGCGGGCTATCTCGGCACGAACGTCATGGGCTCCGGACTCGATCTGGAACTCACCGTGCACGCGGGCGCCGGCGCGTACATCTGCGGTGAGGAGACCGCGCTCCTCGACTCGCTCGAAGGACGCCGCGGCCAGCCCCGGCTGCGCCCGCCCTTCCCCGCGGTCGCAGGCCTGTACGCCTGCCCCACTGTGGTGAACAACGTCGAGTCCATCGCCTCGGTTCCCGCGATCCTGAACAAGGGCAAGGACTGGTTCAAGTCCATGGGCAGCGAGAAGTCCCCGGGCTTCACGCTGTACTCGCTCAGCGGGCACGTCTCGGGACCCGGCCAGTACGAGGCCCCGCTCGGCATCACGCTGCGCCAGCTCCTCGACATGAGCGGCGGCATGCGCCCCGGCCACCGCCTGAAGTTCTGGACCCCGGGCGGCTCCTCCACCCCCATGTTCACCGAGGAGCACCTCGACGTGCCCCTCGACTACGAGGGTGTCGGCGCCGCCGGATCCATGCTCGGCACCAAGGCGCTCCAGTGCTTCGACGAGACCACCTGCGTGGTGCGGGCCGTCACCCGCTGGACCGAGTTCTACGCCCACGAGTCCTGCGGCAAGTGCACGCCGTGCCGTGAGGGCACGTACTGGCTGGTCCAGTTGCTGCGCGACATCGAGGCCGGCAAGGGCCAGATGTCCGACCTCGACAAGCTCAACGACATCGCCGACAACATCAACGGCAAGTCGTTCTGCGCCCTCGGCGACGGCGCCGCCTCGCCGATCTTCTCCTCGCTGAAGTACTTCCGCGAGGAGTACGAGCAGCACATCACCGGCAAGGGCTGCCCCTTCGATCCCGCCAGGTCGACCGTCTGGGCCGACGACAAGAACGCATCCCAGGGGGTGAACGCATGA
- the nuoE gene encoding NADH-quinone oxidoreductase subunit NuoE, with protein MPQLPAPAYPAEVRARLEADAKEVIARYPGSRSALLPLLHLVQSEEGYVSRTGMAFCAEQLGLTTAEVTAVATFYTMYRRKPSGDYQVGVCTNTLCAVMGGDAIFDRLKEHLGVGNDETTEDGKVTLEHIECNAACDFAPVVMVNWEFFDNQTPESATRLVDDLIAGRTVEPTRGAPLCSYKETARILAGFPDERPGAVEASGGAGPASLIGLKLARGEAAPQARVVSPRGETPRDEAPRDEPQKGAEHLSSHDAPQQTSASDPDHPAGPAAEEGE; from the coding sequence ATGCCGCAGCTCCCCGCCCCCGCCTACCCGGCCGAGGTGCGCGCCAGGCTCGAAGCGGATGCGAAGGAGGTGATCGCCCGCTACCCCGGCAGCCGCTCCGCGCTGCTGCCGCTGCTGCACCTCGTGCAGTCCGAGGAGGGGTACGTCTCGCGTACGGGCATGGCCTTCTGCGCCGAGCAGCTCGGCCTCACCACCGCCGAGGTCACCGCGGTCGCCACCTTCTACACGATGTACCGGCGCAAGCCCAGCGGCGACTACCAGGTCGGTGTCTGCACCAACACGCTCTGCGCGGTGATGGGCGGCGACGCCATCTTCGACAGGCTCAAGGAGCACCTCGGCGTCGGCAACGACGAGACGACCGAGGACGGCAAGGTCACCCTCGAACACATCGAGTGCAACGCGGCCTGCGACTTCGCGCCCGTCGTGATGGTCAACTGGGAGTTCTTCGACAACCAGACGCCCGAGAGCGCGACGCGGCTCGTCGACGACCTGATCGCCGGCCGCACCGTCGAGCCGACCCGTGGCGCCCCGCTCTGCTCGTACAAGGAGACCGCCCGCATCCTGGCCGGTTTCCCCGACGAGCGTCCCGGCGCGGTGGAGGCCTCCGGCGGCGCCGGACCCGCCTCGCTCATCGGCCTGAAGCTGGCCAGGGGCGAGGCCGCACCGCAGGCCCGTGTCGTGAGCCCGCGCGGCGAGACGCCTCGCGACGAGGCCCCGCGCGACGAACCGCAGAAGGGCGCCGAGCACCTCAGCTCCCACGACGCACCGCAGCAGACCTCGGCGTCCGACCCGGACCACCCGGCCGGCCCCGCCGCCGAGGAGGGGGAGTGA
- a CDS encoding NADH-quinone oxidoreductase subunit D, whose product MTTPHATPRATTEGTVYTVTGGDWDEVVESAVKSDDERIIVNMGPQHPSTHGVLRLILEIDGETVTEARCGIGYLHTGIEKNLEFRNWTQGTTFVTRMDYLTPFFNETAYCLGVEKLLGIEDQIPDRATVLRVLLMELNRISSHLVCIATGGMELGATTIMIYGFRDRELVLDLFELITGLRMNHAFVRPGGLAQDLPPGAVDQLREFVKTMKKNLPEYDKLATGNPIFKARMQDVGYLDLTGCMALGATGPILRSAGLPHDLRKTDPYCGYENYEFDVPTADSCDSYGRFLIRLEEMRQSLRIIEQCIDRLAPGPVMVADKKIAWPAQLALGPDGLGNSLDHIKKIMGTSMEALIHHFKLVTEGFRVPPGQAYTAVESPKGELGVHVVSDGGTRPYRVHFRDPSFTNLQAMAAMCEGGQVADVIVAVASIDPVMGGVDR is encoded by the coding sequence ATGACCACTCCCCATGCAACGCCCCGAGCCACGACCGAGGGGACTGTATATACAGTCACCGGCGGCGACTGGGACGAGGTCGTCGAATCGGCGGTCAAGTCCGACGACGAGCGCATCATCGTCAACATGGGTCCCCAGCACCCGTCCACGCACGGCGTGCTCCGGCTGATCCTGGAGATCGACGGCGAGACCGTCACCGAGGCCCGCTGCGGCATCGGCTACCTCCACACCGGCATCGAGAAGAACCTCGAATTCCGGAACTGGACCCAGGGCACCACCTTCGTCACGCGCATGGACTACCTGACGCCGTTCTTCAACGAGACGGCGTACTGCCTGGGGGTCGAGAAGCTCCTCGGCATCGAGGACCAGATCCCCGACCGGGCCACCGTCCTGCGCGTGCTCCTGATGGAGCTCAACCGGATCTCCTCGCACCTGGTGTGCATCGCCACCGGCGGCATGGAGCTCGGCGCCACCACGATCATGATCTACGGCTTCCGCGATCGTGAACTCGTTCTCGATCTCTTCGAGCTGATCACCGGCCTGCGGATGAACCACGCGTTCGTCCGCCCCGGCGGACTCGCCCAGGACCTGCCCCCGGGCGCGGTCGACCAGCTGCGCGAGTTCGTGAAGACCATGAAGAAGAACCTGCCGGAGTACGACAAGCTCGCCACCGGCAACCCCATCTTCAAGGCCCGCATGCAGGACGTCGGCTACCTCGACCTGACCGGCTGCATGGCGCTCGGCGCCACCGGCCCGATCCTGCGCTCCGCCGGGCTCCCGCACGACCTGCGCAAGACCGACCCCTACTGCGGGTACGAGAACTACGAGTTCGACGTCCCCACGGCGGACAGCTGCGACTCCTACGGCCGCTTCCTCATCCGGCTGGAGGAGATGCGCCAGTCGCTGCGGATCATCGAGCAGTGCATCGACCGGCTCGCGCCGGGCCCGGTCATGGTCGCCGACAAGAAGATCGCCTGGCCCGCGCAGCTCGCGCTCGGACCGGACGGCCTCGGCAACTCGCTCGACCACATCAAGAAGATCATGGGCACCTCCATGGAGGCCCTGATCCACCACTTCAAGCTGGTGACCGAGGGCTTCCGGGTCCCGCCCGGGCAGGCGTACACCGCCGTCGAGTCGCCCAAGGGCGAACTCGGCGTGCACGTCGTCTCGGACGGCGGCACCCGCCCCTACCGGGTCCACTTCCGCGACCCGTCCTTCACCAACCTCCAGGCCATGGCGGCGATGTGCGAGGGCGGCCAGGTCGCCGACGTCATCGTCGCCGTCGCATCCATCGACCCCGTGATGGGAGGCGTCGACCGGTGA
- a CDS encoding NADH-quinone oxidoreductase subunit C produces the protein MSEHDNGAEQSANGVPAPRDEHGEVIGVRKGMFGADNGGDTSGYGGLVRTVALPGATARPYGGWFDEVADELEGALEEQDLLPGNVIEKTVVDRDELTFHIAREHLPAVARTLRDDPALRFELCTGVSGVHFPGDKGRELHAVYHLRSITHGRLIRLEVSTPDSDRHVPSLVAVYPTNDWHEREAYDFFGLVFDGHPALTRIMMPDDWQGFPQRKDYPLGGIAVEYKGAQIPAPDQRRSYS, from the coding sequence ATGAGCGAGCACGACAACGGCGCCGAGCAGAGCGCCAACGGCGTTCCCGCCCCGCGCGACGAGCACGGCGAGGTCATCGGCGTACGCAAGGGGATGTTCGGCGCCGACAACGGCGGCGACACCTCCGGCTACGGCGGTCTCGTCCGCACCGTCGCGCTGCCGGGCGCCACCGCCCGGCCGTACGGCGGCTGGTTCGACGAGGTGGCCGACGAGCTCGAAGGGGCCCTGGAGGAGCAGGACCTGCTCCCCGGGAACGTCATCGAGAAGACGGTCGTCGACCGCGACGAGCTCACCTTCCACATCGCCCGCGAGCACCTGCCGGCCGTGGCCCGCACCCTGCGCGACGACCCCGCGCTGCGCTTCGAGCTCTGTACGGGGGTGAGCGGCGTCCACTTCCCCGGTGACAAGGGACGCGAGCTGCACGCCGTCTACCACCTGCGCTCGATCACCCACGGCCGGCTGATCCGGCTGGAGGTGTCCACACCGGACAGCGACCGGCACGTCCCGTCCCTCGTCGCGGTCTATCCGACCAACGACTGGCACGAGCGCGAGGCGTACGACTTCTTCGGGCTCGTCTTCGACGGGCATCCCGCCCTCACCCGGATCATGATGCCGGACGACTGGCAGGGCTTCCCCCAGCGCAAGGACTATCCGCTCGGCGGCATCGCCGTCGAGTACAAGGGCGCTCAGATCCCGGCTCCGGACCAGCGGAGGTCGTACTCCTGA
- a CDS encoding NADH-quinone oxidoreductase subunit B has translation MGLEEKLPSGFVLTTVEQAAGWVRKSSVFPATFGLACCAIEMMTTGAGRYDLARFGMEVFRGSPRQADLMIVAGRVSQKMAPVLRQVYDQMPNPKWVISMGVCASSGGMFNNYAIVQGVDHIVPVDIYLPGCPPRPEMLMDAILKLHQKIQGSKLGVNAEEAAREAEDAALKALPLIEMKGLLR, from the coding sequence ATGGGACTCGAAGAGAAGCTGCCCAGCGGCTTCGTGCTGACCACTGTCGAGCAGGCCGCCGGCTGGGTACGGAAGTCCTCCGTCTTCCCGGCCACCTTCGGCCTCGCCTGCTGCGCCATCGAGATGATGACGACGGGGGCCGGGCGCTACGACCTGGCCCGGTTCGGCATGGAGGTCTTCCGCGGATCGCCGCGGCAGGCGGACCTGATGATCGTGGCAGGGCGGGTCAGCCAGAAGATGGCGCCCGTCCTGCGGCAGGTCTACGACCAGATGCCGAACCCCAAGTGGGTCATCTCCATGGGGGTTTGCGCGTCATCGGGCGGAATGTTCAATAATTACGCCATTGTTCAGGGTGTTGATCATATTGTCCCGGTTGATATCTATTTGCCGGGCTGCCCGCCGCGGCCCGAGATGCTGATGGACGCGATCCTCAAGCTCCACCAGAAGATCCAGGGCTCCAAGCTCGGGGTCAACGCGGAGGAGGCCGCCCGCGAGGCGGAGGACGCGGCGCTCAAGGCACTGCCCCTGATCGAGATGAAGGGGCTGCTGCGATGA
- a CDS encoding NADH-quinone oxidoreductase subunit A — MNAYAPILVLGALGAGFAIFSVVSATLIGPKRYNRAKLEAYECGIEPTPTPAGGGRFPIKYYLTAMLFIVFDIEIVFLYPWAVTFDALGIFGLVEMLLFVLTVFVAYAYVWRRGGLEWD; from the coding sequence GTGAATGCCTACGCGCCCATCCTCGTGCTCGGCGCCCTCGGGGCAGGGTTTGCGATCTTCTCCGTGGTCAGCGCCACGCTAATCGGTCCCAAGCGGTACAACCGGGCCAAGCTCGAAGCGTACGAGTGCGGTATCGAACCCACCCCCACTCCAGCCGGAGGCGGCCGCTTTCCCATCAAGTACTACCTGACGGCGATGCTCTTCATCGTCTTCGACATCGAGATCGTCTTCCTCTATCCCTGGGCGGTCACTTTCGACGCCCTGGGGATCTTCGGGCTCGTCGAGATGCTGCTCTTCGTGCTCACCGTCTTCGTCGCCTACGCGTATGTGTGGCGTCGCGGCGGCCTGGAATGGGACTGA
- a CDS encoding C40 family peptidase, which produces MSHTALIPSHRKPRRNASKTALRAGVAGGVLSTIAVAGAAGPAQAEPVTQTIEMPTITAGLSTTVAASAEATQQVALDLETQASEDAAATTAAKAAKKAKAEAVRKAEAKKKAEAAAKAKAEAAERASRSAARTTLSTTSGSSSSGSSSSSASTPVSSSATGSAAAVVSFVQMQVGDAYVSGGTGPNSWDCSGLVQAAFRSVGVDLPRVSQSQSTAGTQVSLSNLQPGDILYWGGAGSAYHVGVYVGGGQFVGAQNSSTGVVQKSLDYDPPSGAVRVL; this is translated from the coding sequence ATGTCCCACACCGCTCTCATACCCAGCCACCGGAAGCCCCGCCGAAACGCCTCGAAGACGGCGCTGCGGGCCGGAGTTGCCGGTGGCGTCCTCAGCACCATCGCGGTCGCTGGCGCTGCCGGGCCGGCCCAGGCCGAGCCGGTGACCCAGACGATCGAGATGCCGACCATCACGGCCGGGCTCTCCACCACCGTCGCGGCATCCGCCGAGGCCACCCAGCAGGTCGCCCTGGACCTGGAGACGCAGGCCAGCGAGGACGCCGCGGCCACGACCGCCGCCAAGGCCGCCAAGAAGGCCAAGGCCGAGGCCGTCCGCAAGGCAGAGGCCAAGAAGAAGGCCGAAGCGGCCGCCAAGGCCAAGGCGGAGGCCGCCGAGCGCGCCTCCCGCAGCGCCGCGCGCACGACGCTCAGCACCACCTCCGGCTCCTCCTCCTCGGGTTCCTCGTCGTCGTCCGCCTCGACGCCGGTCTCCTCCTCCGCCACGGGCTCCGCAGCGGCCGTCGTCTCCTTCGTGCAGATGCAGGTCGGCGACGCGTACGTGTCCGGCGGCACCGGCCCCAACTCGTGGGACTGCTCCGGCCTCGTCCAGGCCGCGTTCCGCTCGGTGGGCGTCGACCTGCCGCGCGTCTCGCAGAGCCAGTCGACCGCGGGCACCCAGGTCTCCCTGAGCAACCTCCAGCCGGGCGACATCCTGTACTGGGGCGGCGCCGGCAGCGCGTACCACGTCGGCGTCTACGTCGGCGGCGGCCAGTTCGTCGGGGCACAGAACTCCTCCACCGGTGTGGTGCAGAAGTCCCTGGACTACGACCCGCCGTCGGGCGCGGTCCGCGTCCTCTGA
- a CDS encoding geranylgeranyl reductase family protein: MTEPLSEHSADVIVVGAGPAGSTTAYYLAKAGLDVLLLEKTAFPREKVCGDGLTPRATKQLVSMGIDISEEAGWLRNKGLRIIGGGVRLQLDWPDLASYPDYGLVRKRDDFDEQLARQAQKGGARLYERCNVGAPITDERTGRITGVHAKLGEEKTPVTFHAPLVVAADGNSTRLSLAMGLHRREDRPMGVAVRTYFTSPRHDDDYLESWLELWDRRGAEDRLLPGYGWIFGMGDGTSNVGLGILNSSSAFKELDWREVLKAWCASMPEDWGYTPENMTMPIRGAALPMAFNRQPHYTKGLLLVGDAGGMVNPFNGEGIAYAMESGQIAADVIVQAHARATPAQRELALNNYPKVLKETYGGYYTMGRAFVKLIGNPKVMKVATQRGLTHPLLMKFTLKMLANLTDPTGGDAMDRIINGLTKVAPRS, translated from the coding sequence GTGACCGAGCCCCTCTCCGAGCACAGCGCGGACGTGATCGTCGTCGGGGCGGGTCCCGCCGGCTCCACGACCGCGTACTACCTCGCCAAGGCCGGACTCGACGTCCTCCTCCTGGAGAAGACCGCCTTCCCTCGCGAGAAGGTCTGCGGCGACGGCCTCACGCCGCGCGCCACCAAGCAGCTCGTCTCCATGGGCATCGACATCTCCGAAGAGGCCGGCTGGCTGCGCAACAAGGGCCTGCGCATCATCGGCGGCGGCGTCCGGCTCCAGCTCGACTGGCCGGACCTCGCCTCGTACCCGGACTACGGACTGGTCCGCAAGCGCGACGACTTCGACGAACAGCTGGCCCGCCAGGCGCAGAAGGGCGGCGCGCGGCTGTACGAGCGCTGCAACGTCGGCGCCCCGATCACGGACGAGCGCACCGGGCGGATCACCGGCGTGCACGCGAAGCTCGGCGAGGAGAAGACCCCGGTCACCTTCCACGCCCCGCTCGTCGTCGCCGCCGACGGCAACTCCACCCGGCTCTCGCTGGCGATGGGACTGCACCGCCGCGAGGACCGGCCGATGGGTGTCGCGGTCCGTACGTACTTCACCTCGCCCCGCCACGACGACGACTACCTGGAGTCCTGGCTCGAACTCTGGGACCGGCGCGGCGCCGAGGACCGGCTGCTGCCCGGCTACGGCTGGATCTTCGGCATGGGTGACGGCACTTCCAACGTCGGCCTCGGCATCCTCAACTCCTCCTCCGCCTTCAAGGAGCTGGACTGGCGAGAGGTCCTCAAGGCGTGGTGCGCCTCGATGCCGGAGGACTGGGGCTACACCCCCGAGAACATGACGATGCCGATCCGCGGCGCCGCCCTCCCGATGGCGTTCAACCGGCAGCCGCACTACACCAAGGGCCTGCTGCTCGTCGGTGACGCGGGCGGCATGGTCAACCCGTTCAACGGCGAGGGCATCGCGTACGCCATGGAGTCGGGCCAGATCGCCGCGGACGTCATCGTCCAGGCCCACGCCCGCGCCACCCCGGCCCAGCGCGAACTGGCCCTGAACAACTACCCGAAGGTGCTCAAGGAGACCTACGGCGGCTACTACACGATGGGCCGCGCCTTCGTGAAGCTGATCGGCAACCCGAAGGTCATGAAGGTCGCCACCCAGCGCGGCCTGACGCACCCGCTGCTGATGAAGTTCACCCTGAAGATGCTCGCCAACCTCACCGACCCGACGGGCGGCGACGCGATGGACCGCATCATCAACGGGCTGACGAAGGTGGCTCCGCGCTCCTGA
- a CDS encoding phosphodiester glycosidase family protein, with the protein MTLDRDIPLDGSVDVVSSFHQLLRVGTVPAELPDSCSGRETGADGTTLICTDSRTALGTDIKGRPVLITLTGQPQTDPSVTHEDGDSLQAFARLLDSPELALVDVLNLDGGGSTTLMTGTEVQTPPTDAGKDPDGPEYVHRRVADSVYTGVGGYGMYAKQ; encoded by the coding sequence ATGACACTCGACCGGGACATACCCCTGGACGGCTCGGTCGACGTCGTGAGCTCCTTCCACCAGCTGCTCCGCGTCGGCACGGTCCCCGCCGAACTCCCCGACTCGTGCAGCGGCCGCGAGACCGGGGCCGACGGCACGACCCTGATCTGCACGGACTCCCGCACGGCGCTCGGCACCGATATCAAGGGCCGCCCCGTGCTCATCACCCTCACCGGACAGCCGCAGACCGATCCCTCGGTCACCCACGAGGACGGCGACTCCCTCCAGGCCTTCGCCCGGCTGCTCGACTCGCCGGAGCTGGCGCTGGTCGACGTCCTCAACCTCGACGGCGGCGGATCCACGACGCTCATGACGGGTACGGAGGTGCAGACACCGCCGACGGACGCGGGCAAGGATCCGGACGGACCGGAGTACGTCCACCGGCGGGTGGCCGACTCCGTGTACACCGGGGTCGGCGGCTACGGCATGTACGCGAAGCAGTAG
- a CDS encoding demethylmenaquinone methyltransferase, whose protein sequence is MTRASLDKQPHEVASMFDDVAANYDLTNDVLSLGQARLWRKEVAKAVHARPAEKVLDLAAGTATSSLPFAATGAYVVPCDFSIGMLREGKKRNSWLPFTAGDATKLPFRDETFDAVTISFGLRNVQDTDAALRELYRVTKPGGRVVICEFSQPVLAPFRTVYTEYLMRALPPVARAVSSNPDAYVYLAESIRAWPDQAGLAAKLQRAGWSQVAWRNLTGGIVALHRGTKAV, encoded by the coding sequence GTGACCCGAGCCTCCCTGGACAAGCAGCCGCACGAAGTCGCCTCGATGTTCGACGACGTGGCGGCGAACTACGACCTCACCAACGACGTGCTCTCGCTCGGCCAGGCCCGGCTGTGGCGCAAGGAGGTCGCCAAGGCGGTGCACGCCCGCCCCGCCGAGAAGGTCCTCGACCTGGCCGCCGGGACGGCGACGTCCTCGCTGCCGTTCGCCGCGACCGGCGCGTACGTCGTGCCGTGCGACTTCTCCATCGGGATGCTGCGCGAGGGCAAGAAGCGCAACTCCTGGCTCCCGTTCACCGCGGGCGACGCCACGAAGCTGCCGTTCCGCGACGAGACGTTCGACGCCGTCACCATCTCCTTCGGGCTGCGCAACGTCCAGGACACGGACGCGGCGCTGCGTGAGCTGTACCGGGTGACGAAGCCGGGCGGCCGGGTGGTCATCTGCGAGTTCTCCCAGCCGGTCCTGGCACCGTTCCGGACCGTCTACACCGAGTACCTGATGCGGGCGCTGCCGCCGGTCGCGCGCGCGGTGTCGTCCAACCCCGACGCGTACGTCTACCTCGCCGAGTCGATCCGCGCCTGGCCCGACCAGGCCGGCCTCGCTGCGAAGCTCCAGCGGGCCGGCTGGTCGCAGGTCGCCTGGCGCAACCTCACCGGCGGCATCGTCGCCCTGCACCGCGGCACCAAGGCGGTCTGA
- a CDS encoding SigE family RNA polymerase sigma factor, producing MTAGRSPDAAGFEEFARASQRRLYRTAYLLCGDADAARDLTQTTLAKLFQHWGRASAADHPDAYARTVLTRTYIAERRRRLRDFRAHTPIAAHPPAVGPELTVTLLTALAELPPRARAMVVLRYWEDLSVETVAELLRCSPSTVKSQCSRSLATLRTLLGDAHLYTTRS from the coding sequence ATGACAGCCGGACGCAGCCCGGACGCCGCCGGCTTCGAGGAATTCGCCCGCGCGAGCCAGCGCCGGCTGTACCGCACCGCGTATCTGCTGTGCGGGGACGCCGACGCCGCCCGGGACCTGACCCAGACCACGCTGGCGAAGCTCTTCCAGCACTGGGGCCGGGCGAGCGCCGCAGACCATCCGGACGCCTACGCCCGCACGGTGCTGACCCGTACCTACATCGCCGAGCGCCGCCGCCGGCTGCGCGACTTCCGTGCCCACACCCCGATAGCCGCGCACCCGCCCGCGGTCGGCCCGGAGCTCACGGTGACGCTGCTGACCGCGCTCGCCGAACTGCCGCCCCGCGCCCGGGCGATGGTCGTCCTGCGGTACTGGGAGGACCTGAGCGTGGAGACGGTCGCGGAGCTGCTGCGGTGCAGCCCGTCCACCGTGAAGAGCCAGTGCTCACGCTCACTCGCCACCCTGCGCACCCTCCTGGGCGACGCACACCTCTACACCACCCGAAGCTGA
- a CDS encoding DUF3152 domain-containing protein has protein sequence MAAETGRHPAPRRGRGVRRRTRRERRRRGRIRVLAAVTVTAALIGIAVVAAPRWAGGDDRPAAAAAPEPSDTPRTSRPDNAASAPAAEPTKSATPPPPSPSPTDSARDPVVPASGPGTFAVARAGVSPGGGNAYRVEVEDGSGVDPDEAAGRVAGILAAPRGWAHGGAHSFHQVADARAGLVIRIATAATTDRVCGAMGLDTHGEVNCRVGEVVMVNLKRWQTGSPEFHGPLADYRALIVNHEVGHWLGHGHETCPGKGRPAPAMMQQIYGLKGCVSNAWPYAADGTYLGGPTVP, from the coding sequence GTGGCGGCTGAGACAGGACGGCACCCCGCACCGCGGCGAGGCCGGGGAGTCCGGCGGCGCACCCGGCGGGAGCGGCGGCGCCGCGGCCGGATACGCGTGCTCGCCGCCGTCACCGTCACGGCGGCACTGATCGGGATCGCCGTGGTCGCCGCACCCCGGTGGGCCGGCGGGGACGACCGGCCGGCCGCGGCGGCCGCGCCGGAACCGTCGGACACGCCACGGACCTCACGGCCGGACAACGCGGCGTCCGCCCCGGCCGCGGAACCCACGAAGAGCGCCACGCCACCACCCCCTTCCCCCTCCCCCACGGACTCCGCCCGCGACCCCGTCGTCCCCGCGTCCGGCCCCGGCACGTTCGCCGTCGCCCGCGCGGGCGTCTCCCCGGGCGGCGGGAACGCCTACCGGGTCGAGGTCGAGGACGGTTCCGGCGTCGACCCGGACGAGGCGGCCGGCCGGGTCGCCGGCATCCTGGCCGCGCCGCGCGGCTGGGCGCACGGCGGGGCGCACTCCTTCCACCAGGTCGCGGACGCTCGGGCCGGACTGGTGATCCGCATCGCCACCGCGGCGACCACCGACCGGGTGTGCGGGGCGATGGGCCTCGACACGCACGGAGAGGTCAACTGCCGGGTGGGCGAGGTGGTGATGGTGAACCTGAAGCGCTGGCAGACGGGTTCGCCCGAGTTCCACGGGCCGCTCGCCGACTACCGCGCCCTGATCGTCAACCACGAGGTCGGACACTGGCTCGGCCACGGCCACGAGACCTGCCCCGGCAAGGGACGCCCCGCCCCCGCCATGATGCAGCAGATCTACGGACTCAAGGGCTGCGTCTCCAACGCCTGGCCCTACGCCGCCGACGGCACCTACCTCGGCGGCCCCACCGTCCCGTGA